TATTTTTTAATAAAACTGGTTATTTCTATAATACCATCTTGTGATATGATACAGATACTTTCGGAAATCCGTTTTCTGTTCTCACGATACGAATCGGACTTCCTAGAACTACAAGAGAGGACTGTTTCTTATGACAAATGAAAATCTTAAAAAATGGGTGATTGCGGCATTGATGGCTGCATTAACCTGTGTTGCAACTATGGTAATTAAGTGTCCAACCCCTACTTTTGGATACATTCATCTTGGAGATGCCTTTGTGCTGCTTTCCGGTATTATTCTTGGACCACTTTATGGTGCTGCGGCTGCCGGTATCGGTTCCATGTTTTCTGATATTTTTTCCGGATATGTTTCCTGGGCTCCTGCCACTCTCATCATTAAGGCTTTGACAGCCTGCCTTGCCGGACTGTTATTCCATCGTCTCCAGCATGTATTCAAATCCAAAGGTGCGCGCTGCTTTGCTGTGATAAGCGGTGGCATTTTGGGTGAGGCACTGATGGTACTTGGTTACTTTTTGTATGAGGCGGTTCTTGCTGCACTTGCAAGCGGTTCCTTTAACCAAGCATCCCTGGCTTCCGGTATTGCATCTTCTGCAACCGGAATTCCTTTTAACATTGTGCAAGGAATCACAGGCATTGTCATCTGTTGTCTGCTGCTTCCAGTTTTTTCCAAAATTCCAGATATCAAAGAATGGGTTGCAAAATAATGCAGCCCATTTCTTTTCTCACATATTTTAAAATATCTCTATTCGTCCTCGCCTGTTTCCAGGGAAACATCTCCAACTCCACAATCCAAAGATACTGTCTTAGCTGCACCCTCGTTTTGAATGGTTTTCTTTCCACCAAGGTTGCTGTATGTGCTGCCATTGATGTCAATTTCACCCAGTCCACACTGTAAATCGTAATTGAAATCAGATTCTTTTCCAGTCAGATAGAAACTTAAGGAACCGACTCCGCAAGAGCCTTTGATGTCACCACGAACCGTTCCGGTCAGACTTGCCTCCCCGACTCCGGCATCTACATGTACATTTTGGAAATCGCCGGATAAAACATCAATGTCACCCGCTCCGGCGTCCATGGTGAAATCTCCTGTCACATGCAGATAATCTGCTGTAAAATCTCCTGCTCCTAAGGAAACCGTCATTTCTTTTGTTACAAAGTCTGCATCTTCTATATCCATATCAGACGCACCAACTTCCGCGTTGAATTTCTCAAACTCCATATTTGCCGGGAAAGTCACCTCAATGGTGGCACTGTCGTTTTGGTGTGCTTTCGTTTTATACTTTACGGTAAGCTCCTTATCCTTGACATAACTTTCAAAACGGTTTGCCTCACCATCAAGCATCCGCACCGTCACCTGAGATGCATCTGCATCTGTTTTTACATCCACATACGCCGCACCTACTTCTAAAGAAACCTTTTGTATTTCAGATGCATCAAATACTTTTATAATATCTGTTCCATTCGCTGCCCTTTCATTTGACCATGTAATACCATTTTCAAATTCCCAGTTTCCAAAATCAAACTCTCCTGACTTTGCCATGTGATAAACCGTTCCAAGTCCTGCCCCCATTGCTGCTGCAATTCCACAGAAAATGATTCCAACAGCAGCAATCACTGCCACAACAATTAGCGACACCTTCGTAAATTTTTTCATATCAATAACCAACCCTTTCCATTGCAATGCATACTCTCAATTTTACGCTAGTCTTTCCTTTTTTCTTTTCTGAAATGGCATCTTGCACAATTTCACGATGCCTTTGCAAATCCACGGTAATGCCACTGCGCATAACCAGACCAGTAAGACAACGGCAAGTAATCCGATTGCAATTAAAATCAATCCGA
This genomic window from Roseburia sp. 831b contains:
- a CDS encoding DUF4097 family beta strand repeat-containing protein, yielding MKKFTKVSLIVVAVIAAVGIIFCGIAAAMGAGLGTVYHMAKSGEFDFGNWEFENGITWSNERAANGTDIIKVFDASEIQKVSLEVGAAYVDVKTDADASQVTVRMLDGEANRFESYVKDKELTVKYKTKAHQNDSATIEVTFPANMEFEKFNAEVGASDMDIEDADFVTKEMTVSLGAGDFTADYLHVTGDFTMDAGAGDIDVLSGDFQNVHVDAGVGEASLTGTVRGDIKGSCGVGSLSFYLTGKESDFNYDLQCGLGEIDINGSTYSNLGGKKTIQNEGAAKTVSLDCGVGDVSLETGEDE
- a CDS encoding ECF transporter S component encodes the protein MTNENLKKWVIAALMAALTCVATMVIKCPTPTFGYIHLGDAFVLLSGIILGPLYGAAAAGIGSMFSDIFSGYVSWAPATLIIKALTACLAGLLFHRLQHVFKSKGARCFAVISGGILGEALMVLGYFLYEAVLAALASGSFNQASLASGIASSATGIPFNIVQGITGIVICCLLLPVFSKIPDIKEWVAK